The Eublepharis macularius isolate TG4126 chromosome 3, MPM_Emac_v1.0, whole genome shotgun sequence genome has a window encoding:
- the LOC129326407 gene encoding olfactory receptor 52B2-like, which translates to MALNHSSFDPVTFVLTGIPGMEESHVWISVPFCLMYAVALTGNSFLLFLIATDRSLHQPMCLLLALLSVADLMLSTATVPEMLAIFWFGSRKVSFDACIAQMFFTHFSFIAESTILLAMAFDRYVAICDPLRYLAVLTPATIGKVAVAAVLRGLGIMFPTIFLLKRLPYCGHSTMHHTYCEHMGIARLACADITANIWYGFTTTLLSSGLDAVLISLSYAVILRAVFRLPSKEARLKALRTCGSHLCVILMFYLPAFFSFLTHRFIHNIPSCIHILLANLYVIVPPMLNPIVYGVRTRQIWERVTHMFSKVGGTCR; encoded by the coding sequence ATGGCTCTCAACCACAGCAGCTTTGACCCCGTCACCTTCGTCCTGACGGGCATCCCGGGCATGGAGGAATCCCACGTCTGGATCTCCGTCCCCTTCTGCCTGATGTATGCCGTGGCGCTCACGGGGAATTCCTTCCTCCTGTTTCTCATTGCCACAGACCGCAGCCTCCACCAGCCCATGTGCCTCCTACTAGCGCTGCTCTCCGTGGCTGACCTCATGCTGTCCACAGCCACCGTGCCGGAAATGCTGGCCATCTTCTGGTTTGGATCCAGGAAGGTCTCCTTCGACGCCTGCATCGCTCAAATGTTCTTCACGCACTTCAGCTTCATCGCCGAGTCGACCATCCTGCTGGCCATGGCCTTTGACCGCTACGTCGCCATCTGCGACCCTCTGCGCTACCTGGCAGTCCTGACTCCCGCCACGATCGGAAAGGTGGCTGTGGCGGCGGTGCTGAGGGGGCTGGGCATCATGTTCCCGACCATCTTCCTCCTCAAGAGGCTGCCCTACTGTGGCCACAGCACCATGCACCACACGTATTGCGAGCACATGGGCATCGCTCGGCTGGCCTGTGCAGACATCACAGCCAACATCTGGTACGGATTCACCACCACCCTCCTGTCCTCCGGACTGGACGCCGTGCTCATCAGCCTGTCCTACGCCGTCATCCTTCGAGCCGTCTTCCGGCTCCcgtccaaggaggcccgcctgaaGGCTCTCCGCACCTGTGGCTCCCACCTGTGCGTCATCCTGATGTTCTACCTGCCCGCCTTCTTCTCCTTCCTCACCCATCGCTTTATCCACAACATTCCCAGCTGCATCCACATCCTCTTGGCTAACCTCTATGTCATTGTGCCCCCCATGCTCAACCCCATTGTGTATGGGGTGAGAACAAGACAGATCTGGGAGCGAGTCACCCATATGTTCTCAAAGGTGGGGGGCACCTGCCGCTGA